From a region of the Arachis ipaensis cultivar K30076 chromosome B09, Araip1.1, whole genome shotgun sequence genome:
- the LOC110267048 gene encoding uncharacterized protein LOC110267048 isoform X2 has protein sequence MALHDGAVGVVEHCRSRGVDQNLAEFRYTRRKAMGDMGKPSTQALRWRSRRSSSVMRSMSFSANSTSFMILEAFEGIPSQLLADNPFLPMSISLPLSLLF, from the exons ATGGCACTGCACGACGGAGCAGTGGGAGTGGTAGAGCACTGCCGAAGTAGAGGCGTAGATCAGAACCTGGCCGAGTTCAGGTACACCAGACGGAAGGCAATGGGCGACATGGGAAAACCGTCGACGCAGGCACTGCGGTGGAGAAGTCGGAGGAGCAGCTCCGTAATGAGATCGATGAGCTTCTCCGCCAACAGCACGAG CTTCATGATCCTCGAGGCCTTTGAAGGGATCCCTTCTCAGCTCCTCGCCGACAACCCTTTCCTCCCCATGTCAATCTCACTCCCCCTCTCCCTTCTTTTCTAG
- the LOC110267048 gene encoding uncharacterized protein LOC110267048 isoform X1 has product MALHDGAVGVVEHCRSRGVDQNLAEFRYTRRKAMGDMGKPSTQALRWRSRRSSSVMRSMSFSANSTRLQSGFMILEAFEGIPSQLLADNPFLPMSISLPLSLLF; this is encoded by the exons ATGGCACTGCACGACGGAGCAGTGGGAGTGGTAGAGCACTGCCGAAGTAGAGGCGTAGATCAGAACCTGGCCGAGTTCAGGTACACCAGACGGAAGGCAATGGGCGACATGGGAAAACCGTCGACGCAGGCACTGCGGTGGAGAAGTCGGAGGAGCAGCTCCGTAATGAGATCGATGAGCTTCTCCGCCAACAGCACGAG ATTACAGAGCGGCTTCATGATCCTCGAGGCCTTTGAAGGGATCCCTTCTCAGCTCCTCGCCGACAACCCTTTCCTCCCCATGTCAATCTCACTCCCCCTCTCCCTTCTTTTCTAG
- the LOC107617916 gene encoding uncharacterized protein LOC107617916 — translation MRELGTCRRSSESTVALEENMGGETLEEPMEVDEAFVGECNGKDIMVGVLGSDLYIDGVCTRGSDDAELNDEVGCGGGSVEEDKDVNPAGGGASGVGNGTGDTFEGSQVVRSLETKNEHETVELDGNGSSQVTLKSPDGQKSIDDGKVDTEMLEKEAKSDVTQVESDIRQSIEEQAGSDEQTGSHGEQDIEDEESDDAEQQKIRDEKVTRCSSTKPGSSEKNYEVTYQVPTEKEREFSVHDLVWGKVRSHPWWPGQIFESSDASPLAMKHSKKDCHLVAYFGDKTFAWNEASQLKPFRTHFSSIAKQNSSESFQNAVDCALDEVRRRVEFGLICSCVPKDTDGKIKTQTVENAGIRQGVDLPNVVDESLNVSSFSPTKLIGYLKTLAELPTGGFDRLQLSIAKAQLLAFYRLKGCSYLPEVQYCGGLDDDNKLSNNAKKSLSEDDKHATHVTKNDGQAIGKLKATSTGRNRKHNLKDGIYSGKKKRSLSEIVGGSPDSPRSDYWSDDVNGDQASPALLKKIKNIDHYADDPGPKGARKTISLAKVSNTTKPSFKIGDRIRRVASQLTRAPSPMIKFTADKSQIAYGSPEGFSGNSSDLFSPNIEEAQSSSPSFPTEFSSLDDLLSLLQLMAQDPRGDYGFLKVIVSFFSDFRNSIVVGDYSGEEILPTNKVGTKRKKPPVGGSQETFEFDDLGDTYWTGMEIQNGSEQQPSQGSGRKDNEPAPSEPEKPVQVRRKTYSRRRYSGSDLAEVPEKPGQYSGSDHVEVPEKPPGYIDDKSPAELVLNFADLDSVPSEASLNKIFRRFGPLKETETEVDRSSSRARVVFKKCADAEVAFSSVKKFNIFGSVPVNYQLNYTPSALFKASSFPATHDQEMHLDLSSFELNMV, via the coding sequence ATGAGGGAATTGGGTACTTGTAGAAGAAGTTCAGAATCCACAGTGGCACTTGAGGAAAACATGGGTGGTGAAACCCTAGAAGAGCCTATGGAGGTGGATGAAGCTTTCGTTGGGGAGTGTAATGGGAAGGACATAATGGTTGGGGTGTTAGGTTCTGATTTGTACATAGATGGTGTTTGCACTCGTGGGAGTGATGATGCTGAGCTGAATGATGAAGTTGGTTGTGGTGGTGGGTCAGTTGAGGAGGATAAAGATGTGAATCCTGCGGGTGGAGGAGCTTCCGGGGTTGGTAACGGAACCGGGGATACTTTTGAGGGTTCTCAAGTTGTGAGGTCCTTAGAAACTAAGAATGAACATGAGACAGTTGAGTTGGATGGAAATGGTTCAAGTCAAGTGACCTTGAAATCACCGGATGGGCAGAAAAGCATTGATGATGGAAAGGTAGATACTGAAATGTTGGAGAAAGAAGCCAAGAGTGATGTTACTCAGGTTGAGTCAGATATTAGGCAAAGTATTGAAGAACAAGCTGGAAGTGACGAGCAGACAGGTTCACATGGGGAGCAGGATATTGAAGATGAAGAATCCGATGATGCTGAACAGCAAAAGATAAGAGATGAAAAGGTAACCAGATGTTCATCTACGAAACCTGGGAGTTCGGAGAAAAATTATGAGGTGACCTATCAGGTGCCAACAGAAAAGGAACGTGAGTTTTCTGTGCATGATTTGGTCTGGGGCAAGGTGAGAAGTCATCCATGGTGGCCAGGACAGATATTTGAGTCATCAGATGCATCCCCGCTGGCAATGAAGCATTCTAAAAAGGACTGCCATTTAGTGGCTTATTTTGGTGATAAAACATTTGCTTGGAATGAAGCATCACAGCTAAAGCCGTTTAGAACACATTTCTCTAGTATTGCCAAACAGAACAGTTCTGAATCATTTCAGAATGCTGTAGATTGTGCTTTGGATGAAGTCAGAAGACGTGTAGAATTTGGGCTAATATGTTCCTGTGTACCTAAAGATACCGATGGAAAGATTAAAACCCAGACTGTTGAAAATGCTGGGATTCGGCAAGGAGTGGATTTACCCAACGTGGTCGATGAATCTTTAAATGTTAGTTCTTTTTCACCCACGAAGCTTATAGGATACTTGAAAACTTTAGCAGAGTTGCCAACTGGTGGCTTTGATCGCTTACAGCTTTCAATTGCTAAAGCTCAGTTGCTTGCATTCTATCGTTTAAAGGGTTGCTCTTACTTGCCTGAGGTACAATATTGTGGAGGATTGGACGATGATAACAAATTAAGTAATAATGCTAAGAAAAGCTTGAGTGAAGATGACAAACATGCAACTCATGTAACCAAGAACGATGGTCAAGCTATTGGAAAGTTAAAAGCCACAAGCACTGGTCGCAATCGTAAACATAATCTGAAGGATGGTATCTATtcaggaaagaagaaaagaagcttGTCAGAAATAGTGGGTGGGTCTCCAGATTCTCCACGTAGTGATTATTGGTCTGACGATGTCAATGGTGATCAGGCTTCCCCAGCCCTTCTGAAGAAAATTAAGAATATCGATCACTATGCTGATGACCCAGGGCCAAAAGGTGCAAGAAAAACAATTTCTCTTGCAAAAGTTTCAAATACAACAAAACCATCATTTAAAATTGGTGACCGTATTCGAAGGGTTGCAAGTCAACTTACTAGAGCTCCATCCCCTATGATCAAGTTTACTGCAGACAAGTCTCAGATTGCCTATGGAAGCCCTGAGGGATTTTCAGGAAATTCATCTGATCTTTTCTCCCCGAATATTGAGGAGGCTCAGAGTTCAAGCCCGAGTTTTCCAACAGAATTTTCATCTTTAGATGATTTGTTATCATTACTTCAGTTGATGGCACAAGATCCCCGTGGAGATTATGGTTTCTTGAAAGTTATCGTGAGCTTCTTCTCTGATTTCAGGAACTCAATAGTTGTAGGTGATTATTCTGGAGAAGAGATCTTGCCTACAAACAAAGTTGGTACTAAACGGAAGAAACCACCAGTAGGTGGATCGCAAGAAACATTTGAATTTGATGATCTTGGTGACACTTATTGGACAGGTATGGAAATCCAAAATGGTTCTGAACAACAACCCTCACAGGGAAGTGGCAGAAAGGACAATGAGCCGGCCCCTTCGGAGCCTGAAAAACCTGTTCAAGTTCGTCGTAAGACTTATTCCCGGAGACGGTATTCTGGAAGCGATCTTGCTGAGGTTCCTGAAAAACCTGGACAGTATTCTGGTAGTGACCATGTTGAGGTTCCTGAAAAACCTCCAGGCTACATAGACGATAAATCCCCTGCAGAACTTGTTCTAAACTTTGCTGATTTGGATTCTGTTCCCTCAGAAGCAAGCTTAAATAAGATCTTTAGGCGATTTGGACCTCTAAAGGAAACTGAAACAGAAGTTGATAGAAGCAGCAGCCGGGCTAGAGTGGTTTTCAAGAAATGTGCTGATGCAGAGGTTGCTTTCAGTAGCGTTAAGAAGTTCAACATATTTGGATCAGTTCCTGTAAATTACCAGCTTAACTATACTCCAAGTGCATTGTTCAAAGCTTCATCTTTTCCCGCTACACATGACCAGGAGATGCATCTTGATCTGTCAAGTTTTGAACTAAACATGGTATAA
- the LOC107618455 gene encoding ribosomal RNA small subunit methyltransferase — MAGGKVKKEKGKPQQHTPYQGGISFHKSKGQHILKNPLLVDAIVQKSGIKPTDVILEIGPGTGNLTKKLLEAGKKVIAVEIDPRMVLELQRRFQGTPYSNRLTVIQGDVLRTELPYFDICVANIPYQISSPLTFKLLSHQPAFRCAIIMFQREFAMRLVAQPGDKLYCRLTVNTQLHARIFHLLKVGKNNFRPPPKVDSSVVRIEPRKPRIEVNNKEWDGFLRICFNRKNKTLGATFRQKNVISLLEKNYKTVQALKLSQEGAVKDTGSQMDLSSFGDFDEDQGMDMDGGLDDDDGMEVEDGEAEGSQSEFKDKVLGVLKEGDFEEKRSSKLTLQEFLYLLSLFNKAGIHFS, encoded by the exons ATGGCGGGAGGGAAGGTGAAAAAGGAGAAGGGAAAGCCACAGCAGCACACACCTTACCAGGGTGGAATATCCTTTCACAAATCCAAGGGGCAGCACATCCTCAAGAACCCTCTCCTTGTCGATGCCATCGTCCAGAAATCTGGCATCAAACCCACTGACGTCATCCTCGAGATTGGTCCCGGTACCGGTAACCTCACCAAGAAGCTTCTAGAAGCCGGTAAGAAGGTCATCGCGGTCGAGATTGATCCCCGTATGGTTCTCGAGCTCCAGCGCCGTTTCCAGGGCACTCCTTATTCCAACCGCCTCACG gTTATACAAGGTGATGTGCTGAGGACAGAACTCCCGTATTTTGACATATGTGTGGCGAATATTCCGTATCAGATATCCTCGCCTCTCACTTTCAAATTACTCAGTCACCAGCCTGCATTTAGGTGTGCAATTATAATGTTCCAGAGAGAGTTTGCCATGAGACTGGTTGCTCAGCCCGGTGACAAACTCTATTGCCGTCTTACGGTGAACACACAACTCCATGCTCGAATCTTCCATCTCCTGAAAGTTGGAAAGAACAACTTTCGCCCTCCGCCTAAGGTTGATTCTTCTGTAGTACGAATAGAGCCAAGGAAGCCCAGGATTGAAGTTAACAATAAGGAGTGGGATGGCTTTTTGCGAATTTGCTTCAACAGAAAGAACAAAACCCTTGGTGCAACTTTCCGGCAAAAAAATGTCATATCTTTACTCGAAAAGAACTACAAGACCGTGCAGGCACTAAAACTTTCACAAGAGGGTGCAGTGAAGGACACAGGAAGTCAAATGGATTTATCTAGTTTCGGTGATTTTGATGAGGATCAAGGCATGGATATGGATGGTGGATTGGATGATGATGATGGGATGGAAGTTGAGGATGGAGAAGCAGAAGGTTCGCAATCCGAATTCAAGGACAAGGTTTTGGGTGTTTTGAAGGAGGGAGATTTTGAAGAGAAGAGGTCATCCAAGCTGACCCTGCAGGAATTCCTTTACCTGCTTTCGTTATTTAACAAAGCTGGCATTCACTTCTCCTGA